Genomic window (Deltaproteobacteria bacterium CG11_big_fil_rev_8_21_14_0_20_49_13):
GGGCCACTTCTTACGGGGTATATAGTTTTGTGACCGGCATACTCCTGTTCCCGGCAAATTTGCTGACCGGCCTAATATGGAAATATGCGGGGCCTTCGGCCGCCTTTTCTCTAGGTGCGGCGCTGGCCCTGATATCAGCGGTATCTTTCTATATTTTCAGTCAAAGACTTGGGAATAAATAGAGGGCACCTCTATAAACCCATTGTTATGTCATTGCGAGGAGCGTCCAGCGACGAAGCAATCTCCATAAATCAAGTGTTTATGGGGGATTGCCGCGNNNNNNNNNNNNNCCCCTTCGGGGCTCGCAATGACAGCGTGAGTAGTTTATAGAGGTGCCCTAGAGTCTGTCGGGGAATTCAGTTTTGTCATCGCGAGGAGCCCAAGGGGCGACGTGGCGATCTCACGAAATCAAGTAGTTACGGGAGATTGCTTCGTCACTACGCTCCTCGCAATGACGCATAAGTGGCATTCCCCGACAGGCTCTAAATAAAGGGTTATTATGGACACCGTTTTTCTTTCAAGGTTGCAGTTCGCCATTACAAGCTGCTTTCATTTTATCTTTCCACCACTCTCCATAGGCCTTGCATGGATAATCGTCTTTTTAATGCGAAAATATAAGAACTCCGAAGAACCCATCTGGGGGGACTTGGTCAAGTTCTGGTTCAAACTCTTTGTCATTACCTTCGCGATGGGCGTTGCCACAGGGATCGTCATGGAGTTCCAGTTCGGGACCAACTGGTCCAACTATTCAAGGTTCGTGGGCGACATATTCGGCGCCCCGCTGGCGGCGGAGGGGATATTTTCCTTCTTCATGGAGTCGATATTCATCGGCGTTATTATCTACGGTTTCGGAAAGCTCTCAAAGAGGACGCTTTATATATGTTCCATCTTCCTGGCCGTGGGGACCATGCTCTCCGCCTTCTTCATAATAGTCGCCAATTCATGGATGCAGACACCGGTAGGATATGAGATACAAGGGGGCCGCGCAGTGCTCACAAATTTTTGGGCGGCGACTTTCAACCCTTCCACCATTCCAAGATATCTTCATACCATATGCGGCGCCTTCATAACCGGCGCGTTGTTCATGGCGGCCGTTTCAGCCCACATGTTCCTTAAAGGAAGATATGAGGACATTGCCAAGAGATCCTTAAAGATGGCATTGATCGTAGGATTTATATCTTCTATTGCCCAAGTAGGGCTTGGCCACTATCACGCCATTCAGGTAGCGCTAACACAGCCGGAAAAATTGGCCACGTTCGAGGGCTTGTATGAAACACAAAAAGATGCGCCGGCCATTCTTTTCGGCATCCCCGATGAAAAGAACGACAGGATAATTGCCGCGATAAAGATCCCCGGTCTT
Coding sequences:
- a CDS encoding cytochrome ubiquinol oxidase subunit I codes for the protein MDTVFLSRLQFAITSCFHFIFPPLSIGLAWIIVFLMRKYKNSEEPIWGDLVKFWFKLFVITFAMGVATGIVMEFQFGTNWSNYSRFVGDIFGAPLAAEGIFSFFMESIFIGVIIYGFGKLSKRTLYICSIFLAVGTMLSAFFIIVANSWMQTPVGYEIQGGRAVLTNFWAATFNPSTIPRYLHTICGAFITGALFMAAVSAHMFLKGRYEDIAKRSLKMALIVGFISSIAQVGLGHYHAIQVALTQPEKLATFEGLYETQKDAPAILFGIPDEKNDRIIAAIKIPGLLSLLTHGRFDAEIKGMNDFPRDLRPPLAITFTAFHLMVGLGMYFIGLTGLGILLLIFKRLWTMRAYLWLLFISVPLPFIANDLGWISAEVGRQPWAVYHVIKTGDAASMTVPAGQVLFSIILFSLIYLLLFFSWLFLIRRHMAKGPEVQT